Proteins found in one Leishmania major strain Friedlin complete genome, chromosome 35 genomic segment:
- a CDS encoding conserved hypothetical protein (previous protein_id=AAZ14470.1) gives MKVRAIFLNFSVQLTPPSRLVILRNQSVFFSALLLNCPPLLPLPTEASPCYAVSESQPYARKQSCIITAARSAPSVDHIQVVLCRPHNSLLVCPSSHARSSTAVMATEDELRELLPKMRFNKEFKKKQKYQYKKRVEAREKEREIVTGKRRPASEQIQSASDGAKTKTTAAKKSGGAGRAGTKRKPKTRVPKLKVANVETGKETLTKKKARELVQENRKKKACAKKEPKLTAKSTRAGAATAAVVSSETLEGKQSKARVTKDELPATAAQAASSVEPTQTLTQAERDRELLARAIRGDDLLGSDAAAGVADDAAFIRQDPSLYPDHAFLDDYAEKKHAEAVSADELLQNAHHFFKKLSKQERALNKVAKEHINHLRAVNRRGGDKQGFRYVVPKNVKQVVRELLSAQKARDGDEDPETLVDTEQLVSTFGGDGVAETSEKPVRRSRRRRLRTYSDFYQFQVSRRWTRNAENFLKRSRSNKLLFEAKKHQRTIKHF, from the coding sequence ATGAAGGTACGCGCCATATTTCTCAATTTCTCTGTGCAACTCACTCCCCCTTCACGCCTTGTCATTCTCCGCAACCAaagcgtttttttttctgcgttGCTGCTTAACTGTCCACctctcctgccgctgccgactgAGGCCTCTCCGTGCTACGCAGTGAGCGAATCACAGCCTTACGCTAGAAAACAAAGCTGCatcatcaccgccgcgcgcTCTGCTCCCTCTGTAGACCACATCCAGGTCGTTCTGTGCCGTCCTCACAACTCACTTCTTGTTTGCCCTTCAAGCCACGCTCGGTCCAGTACCGCTGTCATGGCGACGGAGGACGAGTTGCGGGAGCTTCTCCCGAAGATGCGCTTCAACAAGGAGTTCAAGAAGAAGCAGAAGTACCAGTACAAGAAGCGCGTCGAGGCGCgcgagaaggagcgcgagaTAGTCACCGGCAAGAGGCGCCCAGCGAGCGAACAGATTCAGTCTGCAAGTGATGGCGCGAAGACAAAGACCACAGCAGCGAAGAAGTCCGGTGGTGCAGGAAGAGCGGGAACAAAAAGGAAGCCGAAAACGCGCGTGCCGAAGCTGAAGGTGGCCAATGTGGAGACCGGCAAGGAGACGCTCACAAAGAAGAAGGCGCGGGAGCTGGTGCAGGAAAATCGGAAGAAGAAGGCTTGCGCCAAGAAGGAGCCGAAGCTGACCGCTAAGTCAACCCGTGCAGgtgcggccaccgccgcagttGTCTCGAGCGAGACTTTAGAAGGAAAGCAAAGCAAGGCGCGGGTGACAAAGGACGAGCTGCCTGCGACTGCGGCACAGGCGGCATCGTCAGTGGAGCCGACGCAGACACTGACGCAGGCGGAGCGGGACCGTGAGCTGCTTGCTCGGGCAATCCGCGGAGACGATCtgctcggcagcgacgcagccgcgggAGTCGCCGATGACGCAGCATTCATTCGCCAAGACCCGTCGCTCTACCCCGATCACGCCTTCCTGGACGATTACGCGGAGAAGAAGCACGCCGAAGCCGTCTCGGCCGATGAGTTGCTCCAGAACGCGCACCACTTTTTCAAGAAGCTCAGCAAGCAAGAGCGGGCCCTCAACAAGGTTGCGAAGGAGCACATTAACCATCTTCGGGCGGTGAACCGCCGCGGTGGGGACAAACAAGGGTTCCGTTACGTGGTGCCCAAGAATGTGAAGCAGGTGGTGCGAGAGCTACTCTCGGCGCAGAAGGCgcgtgacggcgacgaggatcCGGAGACTCTCGTCGACACCGAGCAGCTGGTGTCGACGttcggcggcgacggggtGGCGGAGACCTCTGAAAAGCCtgtgcgccgcagccgtcgtCGACGCTTGCGGACGTACTCGGACTTCTACCAGTTTCAGGTGAGTAGGCGGTGGACTCGCAACGCGGAGAACTTCCTTAAGCGTAGTCGATCAAACAAGCTGCTGTTCGAGGCGAAGAAGCACCAGCGTACCATCAAACATTTTTGA
- a CDS encoding conserved hypothetical protein (previous protein_id=AAZ14471.1): MGRQKSRNLWNDGEGTKSVCRPQQVTVAKGWRVTPDLLPAKPLAPRRRKYAPIRPNNRDAVAIPLGGQSYNPLDEEHQEALAKAVRQLSKKKLKDEKFVKMMTMGRDKKYTGNLSADKTWEEEVQETEPATAKTPKKKRTKTAPASTGASSSAPSSAPSPVTHNGNKAKHEKVAAAPAAVAKNGKTAKKQKKKTKKATAEEAKRAMTHRRHPKRGVVAKETDELDVLLAAHKATACKREVARQKRRAAKKANLAIKHYGRHYHTPLVLDVTPSDKLVGSLRHLSGGYVHPALERMKSLEERNLVPARMRHTYNKRKVLKPKGEVRVKREEFGVMPMTGF; encoded by the coding sequence ATGGGCCGCCAGAAGTCGCGTAACTTGTGGAATGACGGGGAGGGCACCAAGTCTGTGTGTCGCCCTCAACAGGTCACCGTTGCCAAGGGATGGAGGGTGACGCCAGACCTCCTGCCAGCCaagccgctggcgccgcgccggcgcaaATACGCACCAATTCGCCCCAACAACCGCGACGCAGTCGCCATCCCGCTCGGTGGTCAGAGCTACAACCCGTTGGATGAGGAGCACCAGGAGGCCCTTGCCAAGGCCGTCCGGCAGCTTAGCAAGAAGAAGCTCAAAGATGAGAAGTTTGTGAAGATGATGACAATGGGCCGCGACAAGAAGTACACGGGCAACCTCTCAGCAGACAAGACGtgggaagaggaggtgcaAGAGACGGAGCCCGCGACTGCAAAGACgccgaaaaagaaaaggacgAAGACGGCGCCTGCCTCCACCggcgcgtcgtcgtctgcacctTCGTCAGCGCCAAGCCCTGTGACGCATAACGGCAACAAGGCAAAGCATGAGAaggtcgctgctgctccggcggccgtggcgaaAAACGGCAAGACGGCCAAAAAGCAAAAGAAGAAGACAAAGAAGGCcacagcggaggaggcgaagcgggCCATGACACACCGGCGTCACCCGAAGCGTGGTGTTGTAGCGAAAGAAACGGACGAGCTCGACGTGCTGCTTGCCGCACATAAGGCAACGGCGTGTAAGCGAGAGGTGGCTCGGCAGAAGCGTCGcgcggcgaagaaggcaaATCTAGCTATTAAACACTACGGCCGGCACTACCACACCCCGCTAGTTCTGGACGTCACGCCGAGTGATAAGCTCGTAGGCTCCTTGCGTCACCTCAGCGGCGGGTATGTTCACCCGGCCTTGGAGCGCATGAAATCACTCGAGGAGCGCAACCTGGTGCCGGCACGCATGCGCCACACTTACAACAAGCGCAAGGTGCTGAAGCCGAAGGGTGAGGTGCGCGTCAAGCGGGAAGAGTTCGGCGTGATGCCCATGACAGGTTTTTGA